A window of Pseudodesulfovibrio hydrargyri contains these coding sequences:
- a CDS encoding inorganic phosphate transporter — protein sequence MDIYDLFLYMSVGAGFLMAFNLGANDVANSMASAVGARAITVKQAVFIAGILNFVGAVFLGSHVTATISKGIINPEVIADPKLIMIGMFASLLAAGLWVLVATLTSLPVSSTHSIVGAITGFGLVAGGPDVVNWLKMGGIVLSWIISPFFAAGIAYFIFTHIRRYILFQRHFIQQAKKWAPIWVAVTLSMISLSFLYKTPAGKALGLHWLTSLGIAAALSFAAWAAARRFVARFVLDEEEGAEGVERIFRKMQVGTSCYVALSQGANDVANAIGPVAAIYLIAKEHMLLAKAEVPWPMLVLGGLGIAVGIAVLGHKVMATVGEKITTLTNTRGFAVDFGAASTVLVASNLGLPVSTTHAAVGGVVGVGLARGFSAVDFRVLLRIVAYWVATVPIAALTSIVIFVLLKWLCYG from the coding sequence ATGGATATTTACGATCTGTTTCTATACATGTCCGTGGGGGCCGGGTTCCTCATGGCGTTCAACCTGGGGGCCAACGACGTGGCCAACTCCATGGCCTCGGCCGTGGGGGCCAGGGCCATCACGGTCAAGCAGGCCGTGTTCATCGCGGGCATCCTGAACTTCGTGGGCGCGGTCTTCCTCGGCTCCCATGTGACCGCAACCATCAGCAAGGGGATCATCAACCCCGAGGTCATCGCCGATCCAAAGCTGATCATGATCGGCATGTTCGCCTCGCTGCTGGCCGCCGGACTGTGGGTCCTGGTGGCCACGCTGACCTCGCTGCCGGTATCGTCCACGCACTCCATCGTCGGGGCCATCACCGGGTTCGGCCTTGTGGCGGGCGGCCCGGACGTGGTCAACTGGCTCAAGATGGGCGGCATCGTCCTGTCTTGGATCATCTCCCCGTTTTTCGCCGCGGGCATCGCCTATTTCATTTTCACGCACATCCGGCGCTACATCCTGTTCCAGCGCCACTTCATCCAACAGGCCAAGAAATGGGCGCCCATCTGGGTGGCCGTGACCCTGTCCATGATCTCCCTGTCCTTCCTGTACAAGACCCCGGCGGGCAAGGCGCTCGGCCTGCACTGGCTGACCTCGCTGGGCATCGCCGCGGCTTTGTCCTTCGCGGCCTGGGCCGCGGCCCGCCGCTTCGTGGCCCGGTTCGTGCTGGACGAGGAGGAGGGCGCGGAGGGCGTGGAGCGGATCTTCCGCAAGATGCAGGTCGGCACGTCCTGCTACGTGGCCCTGTCCCAGGGCGCCAACGACGTGGCCAACGCCATCGGCCCGGTGGCGGCCATCTACCTCATCGCCAAGGAACACATGCTCCTGGCCAAGGCCGAGGTCCCCTGGCCCATGCTCGTCCTGGGCGGCCTGGGCATCGCCGTGGGCATCGCCGTGCTCGGGCACAAGGTCATGGCCACCGTGGGCGAGAAGATCACGACCTTGACCAACACGCGCGGTTTTGCCGTTGACTTCGGGGCCGCGTCCACCGTATTGGTCGCCTCCAATCTCGGCCTGCCGGTGTCGACCACGCACGCGGCCGTGGGCGGTGTGGTCGGCGTGGGCCTGGCGCGCGGTTTTTCGGCAGTGGACTTCCGGGTCCTGCTGCGCATCGTGGCCTACTGGGTGGCAACCGTCCCCATCGCGGCCCTGACCAGCATTGTTATCTTTGTGCTGCTCAAATGGTTGTGTTACGGCTAG
- the rfaD gene encoding ADP-glyceromanno-heptose 6-epimerase has product MYIVTGGAGFIGSAMVWKLNQMGIDDILVVDNLSSSEKWNNLVGLKYQDYLHRDQFLKFILEGEDPFETEAVVHMGACSSTTELDADFLMENNYRYTQYVCRFCMGHDARFINASSAATYGNGEFGFDDDEDGIGKLRPLNMYGYSKQLFDLWAKDAGLLGQIVSLKFFNVFGPNEYHKDDMKSVICKAHSQILETGKLKLFKSYREEYPHGGQKRDFVYIKDCVDIMAWFLEHRDKGGIFNIGTGTARTWNDLANAVFSAMNREPDIEYIPMPEAIRDKYQYFTQANMDKLKAAGCTVKMTSLEDGARDYVQNYLDKDDRYLRSR; this is encoded by the coding sequence ATGTATATAGTCACCGGCGGCGCGGGTTTCATCGGCAGCGCCATGGTCTGGAAGCTCAACCAGATGGGCATCGACGACATCCTGGTGGTGGACAACCTGTCCAGCAGCGAGAAGTGGAACAACCTCGTGGGGCTCAAGTACCAGGATTACCTGCACCGGGACCAGTTCCTCAAGTTCATCCTCGAGGGCGAGGACCCGTTCGAGACCGAGGCGGTCGTGCACATGGGGGCCTGTTCCTCGACCACCGAGCTGGACGCGGACTTCCTCATGGAGAACAACTACCGCTATACGCAGTACGTCTGCCGGTTCTGCATGGGGCACGACGCGCGGTTCATCAACGCCTCGTCCGCGGCCACCTACGGCAACGGCGAGTTCGGCTTCGACGATGACGAGGACGGCATCGGCAAGCTGCGCCCCCTGAACATGTACGGCTATTCCAAGCAGCTCTTCGACCTGTGGGCAAAGGACGCGGGGTTGCTGGGCCAGATCGTCTCCCTCAAGTTCTTCAACGTCTTCGGGCCCAACGAGTACCACAAGGACGACATGAAGTCGGTCATCTGCAAGGCCCACTCCCAGATTCTCGAGACCGGCAAGCTCAAGCTGTTCAAGTCCTACCGCGAGGAATACCCCCACGGCGGCCAGAAGCGCGACTTCGTCTACATCAAGGACTGCGTGGACATCATGGCCTGGTTCCTGGAGCACCGCGACAAGGGCGGCATCTTCAACATCGGTACGGGAACTGCAAGGACTTGGAATGATTTGGCGAATGCCGTGTTTTCCGCCATGAACCGCGAGCCGGACATCGAGTATATCCCGATGCCGGAGGCGATTCGCGATAAGTACCAGTACTTTACCCAGGCGAACATGGACAAGCTCAAGGCAGCGGGCTGCACCGTCAAAATGACGAGCCTGGAGGATGGGGCCAGGGATTACGTCCAAAATTACTTGGACAAGGATGACAGGTACCTCCGGTCCCGGTAG
- a CDS encoding HAMP domain-containing sensor histidine kinase, producing the protein MKLRSFQMRILLWTWGLLLMAMAVVFFYSTSIVGDELVTEAEIRTRHQIEAIEWLIHDHSLFESEQDFAEWLDALAFKLNSRITYIVNGKVVADSEVPYGDLGSMDDHSHRPEVLSALKDGWGVNVRHSDTLDKDMLYVARQFPGVPAVNAGILRMAVPFSHVSARLDLLRTNLIWLFLGTLAVAVLLSAIMSHNMGRDIRAFSELARSIGEGDYSKRLRVLPGGEFKPLAQSVNAMAQSIERSIELIQDQKGQLQAVFGGMREGVLTLDAHGRIESFNAALDEMFNLPSTTVGRSPIEVIRRFEIQDLVDQVIAEPEAGARSIQIDIMDTRTIEVTAERFLDQNGVRKVILVFYDVTEMKRSEKGLKDFVANASHQLRTPLTSIKGYTETLLDMPPSDPEAARKFLETVLKNADHMDKVISSMLALAKSEQAGKRVKLAPLSGREHLSRAIDDLAVWAGERGITFRTRTPEDEMMVMGETDGLLHVFHNLLNNAVKYSPENGVITVSAEDDGESIVFCVEDQGPGISREHSTKVFERFYRVDENTIDGSGSAGLGLAICRRIVKNLGGDIWHDGYGEDVRGARFCFRLNKPGETAL; encoded by the coding sequence ATGAAACTGCGCTCTTTTCAGATGCGGATACTGCTGTGGACCTGGGGGCTGCTCCTCATGGCCATGGCAGTGGTCTTCTTCTACTCCACGAGCATCGTGGGCGACGAACTGGTCACCGAGGCGGAGATCCGCACGCGGCACCAGATCGAAGCCATCGAGTGGCTCATCCACGACCATTCCCTGTTCGAGTCCGAACAGGATTTCGCGGAGTGGCTGGACGCGCTGGCCTTCAAGCTCAATTCCCGGATCACCTACATCGTGAACGGCAAGGTCGTGGCCGACTCCGAGGTGCCCTACGGCGACCTCGGCTCCATGGACGACCACAGCCACCGGCCCGAGGTCCTGTCCGCGCTCAAGGACGGCTGGGGCGTCAACGTGCGCCATTCCGACACGCTGGACAAGGACATGCTTTACGTGGCCCGGCAGTTTCCGGGCGTGCCCGCCGTGAACGCGGGCATCCTGCGCATGGCCGTGCCGTTCTCCCACGTCAGCGCCCGGCTCGACCTGCTGCGCACCAACCTGATCTGGCTCTTCCTGGGCACCCTGGCCGTGGCCGTGCTTCTGAGCGCGATCATGTCCCATAACATGGGCCGCGACATCCGGGCCTTTTCCGAGCTGGCCCGGTCCATCGGCGAGGGCGACTACTCCAAGAGGCTGCGCGTCCTGCCCGGCGGCGAGTTCAAGCCCCTGGCCCAGTCGGTCAACGCCATGGCCCAGTCCATCGAGCGCAGCATCGAACTCATCCAGGACCAGAAGGGCCAGTTGCAGGCCGTGTTCGGCGGCATGCGCGAGGGCGTGCTCACCCTGGACGCCCACGGGCGCATCGAATCCTTCAACGCGGCCCTGGACGAGATGTTCAACCTGCCCTCCACCACCGTGGGCCGCTCGCCCATCGAGGTCATCCGCCGCTTCGAGATCCAGGACCTGGTGGACCAGGTCATCGCCGAACCCGAGGCCGGGGCGCGGTCCATCCAGATCGACATCATGGACACGCGGACCATCGAGGTCACGGCCGAGCGGTTCCTGGACCAGAACGGGGTGCGCAAGGTCATCCTGGTCTTCTACGACGTCACCGAGATGAAGCGCAGCGAGAAGGGGCTCAAGGACTTCGTGGCCAACGCCTCCCACCAGCTGCGCACACCGCTGACCTCCATCAAGGGCTATACCGAGACCCTGCTGGACATGCCGCCCAGCGACCCCGAGGCGGCGCGCAAATTTCTGGAGACCGTGCTCAAGAACGCGGACCACATGGACAAGGTCATTTCCAGCATGCTGGCCCTGGCCAAGTCCGAGCAGGCGGGCAAACGGGTCAAGCTGGCCCCCCTGTCCGGCCGCGAGCACCTCTCCCGGGCCATCGACGACCTGGCCGTGTGGGCCGGGGAGCGGGGGATCACCTTCCGCACCCGGACACCGGAGGACGAGATGATGGTCATGGGCGAGACCGACGGGCTGCTGCACGTCTTCCACAACCTGCTCAACAACGCGGTCAAATACAGCCCCGAGAACGGGGTCATCACGGTCAGCGCCGAGGACGACGGCGAATCCATCGTCTTCTGCGTGGAGGACCAGGGGCCGGGCATCTCCAGGGAGCACTCCACCAAGGTGTTCGAGCGGTTCTACCGCGTGGACGAGAACACCATCGACGGGTCGGGCAGCGCCGGGCTGGGCCTGGCCATCTGCCGCCGCATCGTCAAGAACCTGGGCGGCGACATCTGGCACGACGGCTACGGCGAGGACGTGCGGGGAGCGCGCTTCTGCTTCCGCCTGAACAAGCCGGGGGAAACGGCTCTGTAG
- a CDS encoding LPS-assembly protein LptD: protein MKRKLSRISLAAGAILVLSLCLPWTIIGKTPDHNKVRKYVPDAPVQTPAQDEWTFSADRVVGDHTSEYVEAFGNVSLSLGEDQLRADFARYYQATGWVFLKGDIRAHWGGDFLQADEGEFDLNNMTGWLKNGKLFMAKPHVYVEAERVGKSVGDSYTFKNAKVTSCSGERPAWSVTSEEGDINLDGRVRLYHSAFRIKDVPVFYWPYMSLPGRGPRQSGFLMPYMASSDKLGLQVNLPYYWVINDEMDATFYQNYMSKRGYMQGAEFRHTEDASSRGLWQADFLNDNIRASKESDEWKDYRDDGLTRKNRDRWWVRGKYDGWLGSPQWKIKVDLDLVSDQNYMRDFLDGPNGYENTREEFLDVFGRDIENKDSLDRLSKLYVSRSWDRFGVVGLTQYDQNLAYRNGNNPSSEDPTVQILPELNAYAWQQSLGGGFEGSLDAKYDYFRREYGDSGHRAVISPELKYPLKSRFLTVIPSVSMQETAYSLTDREDVGDMTVVGTGGRDETVDTSKIKDGFQTRTTWTGGFSAFSEMTRTFGLAAQPEADLSLAGTSRWTRLKNSIIPRLEYTYTNHVTGQEKLPYFDTDDRADGRNAVTYSLTSVLDRRRDSVVLSPGADGEPAARVARDYLDFLLFRVEQSYDIREAGRTDERDRYERRPFSDIMAELKIKPANFVDILTRYWFSPYEGDMTQTENSIRFYKDGLGEVSVGYDFLQSMDEYRRTRDDDMSVLKLGAKWNINEAVTLGAVYRHDFVDEKDLERTLYLDWVAECYTLHFSYSRRSSDNRFSVGFDLLNF, encoded by the coding sequence TTGAAACGCAAGCTTTCGCGCATATCGCTGGCCGCCGGGGCGATCCTCGTCCTGTCGCTGTGCCTGCCCTGGACGATCATCGGCAAGACGCCCGACCACAACAAGGTCAGGAAGTACGTGCCGGACGCGCCCGTGCAGACGCCCGCCCAGGACGAGTGGACGTTTTCGGCGGACCGCGTGGTGGGCGACCACACCAGCGAGTACGTGGAGGCCTTCGGCAACGTCTCCTTAAGCCTCGGCGAGGACCAGCTGCGCGCCGACTTCGCGCGCTACTACCAGGCCACGGGCTGGGTCTTTCTCAAGGGCGACATCCGGGCCCACTGGGGCGGCGACTTCCTCCAGGCGGACGAGGGCGAGTTCGACCTGAACAACATGACCGGCTGGCTCAAGAACGGCAAACTGTTCATGGCCAAGCCGCACGTCTACGTGGAGGCCGAGCGCGTGGGCAAGTCCGTGGGCGACTCCTATACCTTCAAAAACGCCAAGGTGACCTCCTGCTCCGGGGAACGGCCCGCCTGGTCCGTGACCAGCGAGGAGGGCGACATCAACCTGGACGGCCGCGTTCGCCTGTACCACTCGGCCTTCCGGATCAAGGACGTGCCGGTCTTCTACTGGCCATACATGTCCCTGCCCGGCCGGGGCCCCCGGCAGAGCGGCTTTCTGATGCCCTACATGGCCAGCTCGGACAAGCTCGGCCTGCAGGTCAACCTGCCGTACTACTGGGTCATCAACGACGAGATGGACGCCACCTTCTACCAGAACTACATGAGCAAGCGCGGCTACATGCAGGGCGCCGAGTTTCGGCACACCGAGGACGCCTCGTCCCGCGGGCTGTGGCAGGCGGACTTTTTGAACGACAACATCCGGGCGTCCAAGGAATCCGACGAATGGAAGGACTACCGGGACGACGGCCTGACCCGCAAGAACCGGGACCGCTGGTGGGTGCGCGGCAAGTATGACGGCTGGCTGGGCAGCCCGCAGTGGAAGATCAAGGTCGATCTCGACCTGGTTTCGGACCAGAATTATATGCGCGACTTCCTGGACGGCCCCAACGGGTACGAGAACACCCGCGAGGAGTTCCTGGACGTGTTCGGCCGTGACATAGAGAACAAGGACTCCCTGGACCGCCTGAGCAAGCTGTACGTCAGCCGCAGCTGGGACCGCTTCGGCGTGGTCGGCCTGACCCAGTACGACCAGAACCTGGCCTACCGGAACGGCAACAACCCGAGCAGCGAGGACCCGACCGTCCAGATCCTGCCGGAGTTGAACGCCTACGCCTGGCAGCAGTCCCTGGGCGGCGGGTTCGAAGGGTCCCTGGACGCCAAGTACGACTATTTCCGCCGCGAGTACGGCGATTCGGGCCACCGCGCGGTCATCTCGCCCGAACTGAAATATCCCCTGAAGAGCCGCTTCCTGACGGTCATTCCCTCGGTCTCCATGCAGGAGACCGCCTACTCCCTGACCGACCGGGAGGACGTGGGCGACATGACGGTCGTCGGCACGGGCGGCCGCGACGAGACCGTCGACACCAGCAAGATCAAGGACGGCTTCCAGACCCGGACCACCTGGACCGGCGGGTTCTCGGCTTTTTCGGAGATGACCCGGACCTTTGGCCTGGCCGCGCAGCCCGAGGCGGACCTGAGCTTGGCCGGAACCTCGCGCTGGACCCGGCTGAAGAACTCGATCATCCCCCGGCTGGAGTACACCTACACCAACCACGTCACCGGCCAGGAAAAGCTCCCCTATTTCGATACGGACGACCGGGCCGACGGCCGCAACGCGGTGACCTATTCCCTGACCAGCGTGCTGGACCGCCGCCGCGACAGCGTGGTCCTGTCGCCCGGCGCGGACGGAGAGCCCGCCGCCCGGGTGGCCCGCGACTACCTGGACTTCCTGCTCTTCAGGGTGGAACAGTCCTACGACATCCGCGAGGCCGGGCGCACGGACGAGCGCGACCGCTACGAACGCAGGCCGTTCTCGGACATCATGGCCGAACTGAAGATCAAGCCCGCCAACTTCGTGGACATCCTGACCCGCTACTGGTTCTCCCCGTACGAGGGCGACATGACCCAGACCGAGAACTCCATCCGTTTCTACAAGGACGGCCTGGGCGAGGTTTCCGTGGGCTACGACTTCCTGCAGAGCATGGACGAGTACAGGCGCACCCGCGACGACGACATGTCCGTGCTCAAGCTCGGCGCCAAGTGGAACATCAACGAGGCCGTCACCCTGGGTGCCGTGTACCGCCACGACTTCGTCGACGAGAAGGACCTGGAGCGGACCCTCTACCTGGATTGGGTCGCCGAATGCTACACCCTGCATTTCTCCTACAGCCGGAGATCCAGCGACAACCGTTTCTCGGTCGGATTCGACCTGCTCAACTTCTAG
- a CDS encoding YbaY family lipoprotein: protein MHRIRLLTAPALSAVVLILAALGGCTAASSEKTAEPVARPNATAALKVSVSYRERMLLPPGCTLFLELKNISQLNPEDNGVADAFIPVKAAPPFKAVIRYDPDRIIERLHYAVSARIELKGQVFFTGSARIDPLSWPEGKTLEIEAAMVKR from the coding sequence ATGCACCGCATACGCCTGCTTACCGCCCCGGCCCTGTCGGCCGTTGTCCTGATCCTGGCCGCCCTGGGCGGCTGCACGGCCGCCTCGTCCGAAAAGACGGCCGAGCCCGTCGCCCGGCCCAATGCCACGGCCGCGCTCAAGGTCTCGGTCTCCTATCGCGAGCGCATGCTCCTGCCGCCGGGCTGTACCCTGTTCCTGGAGCTCAAGAACATCTCCCAGCTCAATCCGGAGGACAACGGCGTGGCCGACGCCTTCATCCCGGTCAAGGCCGCCCCGCCCTTCAAGGCGGTCATCCGGTACGACCCGGACAGGATCATCGAGCGGCTGCACTACGCGGTCTCGGCCCGCATAGAACTCAAGGGCCAGGTCTTCTTTACCGGGTCCGCGCGCATCGATCCCCTGTCCTGGCCCGAGGGCAAGACCCTGGAGATCGAGGCGGCCATGGTCAAGCGCTAG
- a CDS encoding DUF47 domain-containing protein, whose product MTLRIPFFGLLGNRSPMDGLVEHYDKIAECIAAIDESLECYVSGGVCREFKELTKAVDEIENHADSIKRNIRNHLPKGLFMAVEKHLFLSYTKSQDNVLDAAQDALHWLAMRPVAIPEDIQKDMIYLLDSVAKCTVLLGPALKSTIGLLGGESLDREGTKECFRKVRRERDEVRRRKNDLQTKIYDKDIDFKDIYQLLHFVDCLDNMGHNTENCAELLRSMIAR is encoded by the coding sequence ATGACATTGAGAATTCCCTTCTTCGGTCTGCTCGGCAACCGCTCCCCCATGGACGGGCTGGTCGAGCACTACGACAAGATCGCCGAGTGCATCGCCGCCATCGACGAATCCCTTGAGTGCTACGTGTCCGGCGGGGTGTGCCGCGAGTTCAAGGAGCTGACCAAGGCCGTGGACGAGATCGAGAACCACGCCGACTCCATCAAGCGCAACATCCGCAACCACCTGCCCAAGGGCTTGTTCATGGCCGTGGAGAAGCACCTGTTCCTGTCCTACACCAAGAGCCAGGACAACGTGCTGGACGCGGCCCAGGACGCCCTGCACTGGCTGGCCATGCGTCCGGTGGCCATCCCCGAGGACATTCAGAAGGACATGATCTACCTCCTGGATTCCGTGGCCAAGTGCACCGTGCTTCTCGGCCCGGCGCTCAAGTCCACCATCGGGTTGCTGGGCGGCGAGTCCCTGGACCGCGAGGGCACCAAGGAGTGCTTCCGCAAGGTCCGCCGCGAGCGTGACGAGGTCCGCCGCCGCAAGAACGACCTGCAGACGAAAATTTACGACAAGGACATCGATTTCAAGGACATCTATCAGCTCCTGCACTTCGTGGACTGCCTCGACAACATGGGGCACAACACCGAGAACTGCGCCGAGCTGCTGCGCTCCATGATCGCCCGATAG
- the alr gene encoding alanine racemase, whose amino-acid sequence MIDYNKLRVRIRLDNLRHNYRLFTKIHDNVIPVIKSDAYGHGLVEVASALEKDGATTFAVGFVHEAAKLREAGCDKRIMALLGPISDEDIQSLWDHRIITPISHFTQLKRVLAAAGKNGPLDIGLKFDTGMRRLGFLPEEADEVAALLKGGPVTPVMATSHLARADEPGQEKDVALQAGRFQAALDGLARAGFSVEANLANSAGGMVHDNCRLDSMRLGISLYGCDPLEGAGEERLPGKLLPAMEVTAPVMQVHPLKRGESISYGWTFTAERDSVVAIVGVGYADNYSRALSNKGEMVLHGRRVPIRGRVCMQMTAVDVTGLMGEGIEVLPGDEAWLLGGPGERPVTPEELAEWGGTITYEAFCLLGQNRREYV is encoded by the coding sequence ATGATAGACTACAACAAGCTCCGCGTACGCATCCGCCTGGACAACCTGCGCCACAACTACCGCCTGTTCACCAAAATCCACGACAACGTCATCCCGGTCATCAAGTCCGACGCCTACGGCCACGGACTGGTCGAGGTCGCCAGCGCCCTGGAAAAGGACGGGGCCACGACCTTTGCCGTGGGCTTTGTCCACGAGGCGGCCAAGCTGCGCGAGGCCGGCTGCGACAAGCGCATCATGGCCCTGCTCGGCCCCATTTCGGACGAGGATATCCAGTCGCTGTGGGACCACCGGATCATCACGCCCATCTCCCATTTCACCCAGTTGAAGCGGGTCCTGGCCGCGGCCGGGAAGAACGGCCCGCTGGACATCGGGCTCAAGTTCGACACCGGCATGCGCCGCCTGGGATTTCTGCCCGAAGAGGCGGACGAGGTCGCGGCCCTGCTCAAGGGAGGGCCCGTCACTCCGGTCATGGCCACCTCCCACCTGGCCCGCGCCGACGAGCCCGGGCAGGAAAAGGACGTGGCCCTGCAGGCCGGGCGGTTCCAGGCCGCCCTGGACGGCCTGGCCCGGGCCGGTTTTTCGGTGGAGGCCAACCTGGCCAACTCGGCGGGCGGCATGGTCCACGACAACTGCCGCCTGGACTCCATGCGCCTGGGCATCAGCCTGTACGGCTGCGACCCCCTGGAAGGGGCGGGCGAGGAACGGCTGCCCGGCAAGCTTCTGCCCGCCATGGAGGTCACGGCCCCGGTCATGCAGGTCCATCCGTTGAAACGGGGCGAGTCCATCAGCTACGGCTGGACCTTCACCGCCGAGCGCGATTCGGTGGTGGCCATCGTGGGCGTGGGCTACGCCGACAACTACAGCCGCGCCCTGTCCAACAAGGGCGAGATGGTCCTGCACGGCCGACGCGTGCCCATCAGGGGGCGGGTGTGCATGCAGATGACCGCGGTTGACGTGACCGGGCTTATGGGGGAAGGGATAGAGGTCCTGCCGGGCGACGAGGCCTGGCTGCTGGGCGGACCGGGCGAGCGCCCCGTGACCCCCGAGGAACTGGCCGAATGGGGCGGCACCATCACCTACGAAGCCTTCTGCCTGCTCGGGCAGAATCGGCGCGAGTACGTGTAG
- the mutL gene encoding DNA mismatch repair endonuclease MutL: MSALPEIRVLPPGLKNQIAAGEVVERPASVVKELVENGLDAGATRIDVTVEQGGRALLVVQDNGAGIPTDQLELAVTRHATSKIRDFRDLSDIGSFGFRGEALPSIASVSRFTMTSRARGADEASQIEVRAGEVASKGPAALASGTRVEVRDLFAATPARLKFLKTESTENRRCQDVLMRVALAHLETGFSLTVGGRELFRLPPGQTLADRLAAFWPPAVCQGLKPFDCARDGYRAHGAAGSPSTAQGRGDRILLYVNGRPVQDKLMLSAVRQAYKGMLLSREYPQMVLFLDVPRDEVDVNVHPAKLEVRFIDERRVFSAIRSGVLQALSDPDGIIGSSCAAPEPGRFPAPSGFPGSPAYRESPSSGSAGSAGSSRSAHRPAAFQDAKFSTYRAFTEDQTRALDLPVTPSAAEAGSGLSGGPAGPEPSMAREPGPDALRPATLSGSGYTYLGQIADTYLVLRRGADLELVDQHAAHERVLLAAMREQRKKGDSQPLALALELPLHPSEAEVLADLREDLRAMGFVIEMDGPAKALVRGIPPTLETGEAREYLKDALAEKARGLDDLWTMMACKTAIKANQPLAVDEALALLETWLKTPEREFCPHGRPVVLRWTPNDLEKLFKRK; encoded by the coding sequence ATGAGCGCATTGCCTGAAATTCGAGTGCTGCCCCCGGGGCTCAAGAACCAGATCGCCGCCGGCGAGGTGGTCGAGCGCCCGGCCAGCGTGGTCAAGGAACTGGTCGAGAACGGGCTGGACGCCGGGGCCACCCGCATCGACGTGACCGTGGAGCAGGGCGGCCGCGCGCTGCTGGTGGTCCAGGACAACGGCGCGGGCATCCCGACGGACCAGCTGGAGCTGGCCGTGACCCGGCACGCCACCAGCAAGATCCGCGACTTCCGCGACCTTTCCGACATCGGCTCCTTCGGGTTCCGGGGCGAGGCCCTGCCCTCCATCGCCTCGGTCTCGCGCTTCACCATGACCTCCCGCGCCCGGGGCGCGGACGAGGCCTCTCAAATCGAGGTCCGCGCGGGCGAGGTCGCGTCCAAGGGACCGGCGGCGCTCGCCTCGGGCACCCGCGTGGAGGTCCGCGACCTCTTCGCCGCCACCCCGGCCCGGCTCAAATTCCTCAAGACCGAATCCACCGAGAACCGCCGCTGCCAGGACGTGCTCATGCGCGTGGCCCTGGCCCATCTGGAAACCGGGTTTTCCCTGACCGTGGGCGGGCGCGAACTCTTCCGCCTGCCCCCGGGCCAGACCCTGGCCGACCGGCTGGCCGCGTTCTGGCCCCCGGCCGTATGCCAGGGGCTCAAGCCCTTTGACTGCGCACGCGACGGCTACCGGGCCCACGGCGCGGCCGGGTCGCCGAGCACGGCCCAGGGACGCGGCGACCGCATCCTGCTCTACGTCAACGGCCGCCCGGTCCAGGACAAGCTCATGCTCTCGGCCGTGCGCCAGGCGTACAAGGGCATGCTCCTGTCCCGCGAGTATCCGCAGATGGTTCTGTTCCTGGATGTGCCGCGAGACGAGGTGGACGTGAACGTGCACCCGGCCAAGCTCGAGGTCCGCTTCATCGACGAGCGCCGCGTGTTCTCGGCCATCCGTTCCGGCGTGCTCCAGGCCCTGTCCGATCCGGACGGGATTATCGGGTCGAGCTGCGCCGCGCCCGAACCGGGCCGCTTCCCCGCGCCGTCCGGCTTCCCGGGCTCCCCGGCCTACCGGGAGTCCCCGTCCTCCGGTTCGGCCGGTTCGGCCGGTTCGTCCCGGTCCGCCCATCGGCCCGCCGCGTTCCAGGACGCGAAATTTTCCACCTACAGGGCGTTCACCGAGGATCAAACCCGCGCCCTGGACCTGCCCGTGACGCCCTCGGCCGCCGAAGCCGGGAGCGGCCTTTCCGGCGGCCCGGCCGGGCCCGAGCCGTCCATGGCCCGCGAGCCCGGGCCCGACGCCCTGCGCCCCGCCACCCTGTCGGGCAGCGGCTACACCTATCTCGGCCAGATCGCGGACACCTACCTGGTCCTGCGCCGGGGCGCGGACCTGGAGCTGGTGGACCAGCACGCGGCCCACGAGCGGGTCCTGCTGGCGGCCATGCGCGAGCAGCGCAAAAAGGGCGATTCCCAGCCCCTGGCCCTGGCCCTGGAACTGCCCCTGCACCCCAGCGAGGCCGAGGTCCTGGCCGATCTGCGTGAGGACCTGCGCGCCATGGGCTTCGTCATCGAGATGGACGGCCCGGCCAAGGCCCTGGTCCGGGGCATACCCCCGACACTTGAAACCGGCGAGGCACGGGAGTATCTGAAGGACGCCCTGGCGGAAAAGGCCAGGGGGCTGGACGACCTGTGGACCATGATGGCCTGCAAGACCGCCATCAAGGCCAATCAGCCGCTGGCCGTGGACGAGGCCCTTGCCCTGCTGGAAACATGGCTCAAGACGCCCGAACGCGAGTTCTGCCCCCACGGCAGGCCCGTGGTCCTGCGCTGGACGCCGAACGACCTGGAAAAACTGTTCAAGAGAAAGTGA